A single window of Pontiella agarivorans DNA harbors:
- a CDS encoding glycoside hydrolase family 88/105 protein — protein MQKSACLMAGLLVTGHAVFAEVKEADSFRKPVIKTCMEKVADWQYTHEFDGRNLAKKGDQRFLYWIYGPYVNGLVAAGQVTGDEAFTQRAETMGERARWGALQGGWVANHHATLQSWIELYEQDPDPVKIAETVKSLDFYIEKNAGADDDMRFIKKNGYKWSWCDALYMSPPAFARLAKVTGDEKYLEFLHQWWWTASDFYFSPEHQLYFRDQTFFTKKAPNGQPVFWCRGNGWVVGGLVRVLQYLEPNDPMRPKYEAQLKAMLGTLKEIQCNDGLWHGSLLDPMSPDQPDTSGSGFILYGFAYAVNEGLISKAEYMPVIEKAWPALFSHVSPEGEFLGVQPVGDSPRGFDPDYSIPYGTGAFLLAASEVYKMER, from the coding sequence ATGCAGAAAAGTGCATGTTTAATGGCGGGCCTGTTGGTCACAGGCCATGCTGTTTTCGCAGAGGTGAAAGAGGCCGACTCTTTCAGAAAACCGGTCATTAAAACCTGTATGGAAAAGGTGGCTGACTGGCAATACACCCATGAATTTGACGGAAGAAATCTGGCGAAAAAAGGCGATCAGCGTTTCCTCTATTGGATTTATGGGCCGTATGTGAATGGTCTGGTGGCGGCGGGGCAGGTGACGGGCGATGAAGCGTTCACGCAGCGCGCTGAAACGATGGGGGAACGCGCCCGTTGGGGAGCCCTTCAAGGGGGCTGGGTGGCCAATCATCATGCCACGCTTCAGTCCTGGATTGAGCTCTATGAACAGGATCCGGACCCGGTGAAAATTGCCGAAACGGTGAAGTCGCTGGACTTTTATATCGAAAAAAATGCCGGTGCAGACGACGACATGCGGTTCATCAAAAAGAATGGATATAAATGGTCGTGGTGTGATGCGCTTTATATGTCGCCGCCGGCTTTTGCGCGGTTGGCGAAGGTGACCGGTGACGAAAAATATCTTGAATTTCTGCACCAATGGTGGTGGACCGCATCGGACTTTTATTTCAGCCCGGAGCATCAGCTCTATTTCCGCGACCAGACCTTTTTCACCAAAAAAGCACCAAACGGACAACCGGTATTCTGGTGCCGCGGCAATGGCTGGGTGGTCGGCGGACTCGTCCGCGTTCTCCAGTATCTGGAACCGAACGATCCCATGCGGCCGAAGTATGAAGCGCAGCTGAAGGCCATGCTGGGTACGTTGAAAGAAATCCAGTGCAACGACGGTTTGTGGCACGGAAGTTTACTGGATCCGATGTCGCCGGATCAGCCTGATACCAGCGGCAGCGGTTTTATTCTGTATGGCTTTGCCTATGCGGTGAATGAAGGGTTGATTTCAAAGGCCGAGTATATGCCAGTGATTGAAAAAGCCTGGCCGGCACTGTTTTCTCACGTCAGTCCGGAAGGTGAATTTCTCGGGGTTCAGCCGGTGGGGGACAGCCCGAGAGGTTTTGATCCCGACTATTCAATTCCGTATGGCACCGGCGCATTCCTGCTGGCAGCCAGTGAAGTGTATAAAATGGAGCGATAA
- a CDS encoding BNR-4 repeat-containing protein — translation MKQTQTICCFLMMTALAVTSAQAKKKADPVAEYDRTADRHGFTVFLENGGWCWFQDPRAVLQGDYLVIGGVSGNGSGAALIGSYDLKQNKPLGRFVAKNQFNRDDHNAPAFYARPDGSLLAVYARHGWEKFHYFRISTSPDFTQWGPEQRIQHAAFLTDKKDKVTYMNLYNMSAEGKLYNFYRGVQYNPTFCTSTDQGRTWGEDTHFIQSEVQGRNRPYARYAGNGKDTIYVSFTDGHPHVFGNNLYYAEFRGGSFYRADGTLIKSLKTAGPLRPSEAELIYHGSNVKVHQSTNAAWTSSMVFDEKGYPHIGYTVHLSARDLRYRIASWDGIKWHDREVAFGGKCLYRSQTSYTGLITLDPKDTSYVVISTDVDPNNGMDNGGKHEIYRARVGQADNTQSIRWEPVTENSPVRNIRPVILNDGIRRVVLWNRGDYQSYTDYDLDTVGYEEVIGE, via the coding sequence ATGAAACAAACCCAAACGATATGCTGTTTCCTGATGATGACTGCATTGGCTGTAACCAGTGCTCAGGCAAAAAAAAAGGCGGATCCTGTTGCAGAGTATGACCGTACAGCAGACCGGCATGGCTTTACCGTTTTCTTGGAAAACGGAGGATGGTGCTGGTTTCAGGATCCGCGTGCTGTTTTACAGGGCGATTATCTGGTGATCGGCGGGGTGTCGGGGAACGGTTCCGGTGCGGCTTTAATCGGATCGTACGATCTCAAACAGAACAAACCGCTGGGCCGGTTTGTTGCTAAAAATCAGTTCAATCGCGATGATCATAATGCGCCGGCGTTTTATGCCCGCCCGGACGGATCATTGCTGGCGGTGTATGCCCGGCATGGTTGGGAAAAGTTTCATTATTTCCGGATTTCAACATCGCCCGATTTCACGCAGTGGGGGCCGGAGCAACGGATTCAGCATGCAGCTTTCCTGACGGATAAAAAAGATAAAGTTACCTACATGAACCTTTACAATATGAGTGCCGAAGGGAAGCTGTATAACTTTTACCGGGGGGTGCAGTACAATCCGACCTTCTGCACTTCAACTGATCAGGGCCGGACCTGGGGTGAAGATACGCACTTTATTCAGAGCGAAGTTCAGGGGCGTAACCGTCCGTATGCCCGCTATGCCGGCAACGGAAAGGATACGATATACGTCAGTTTTACCGATGGGCATCCCCACGTTTTCGGAAACAATCTTTATTATGCCGAATTTCGTGGCGGGTCATTTTATCGCGCAGATGGCACGTTGATTAAATCATTGAAAACCGCCGGCCCGTTACGTCCGAGTGAGGCTGAGCTGATTTATCACGGGAGTAATGTGAAGGTTCATCAGTCTACGAATGCGGCCTGGACCAGTTCGATGGTTTTCGATGAAAAAGGTTATCCGCATATCGGATATACGGTGCATCTTTCGGCAAGGGATCTGCGTTATCGGATTGCTTCGTGGGACGGCATAAAATGGCATGACCGCGAAGTGGCCTTTGGCGGGAAATGTCTCTACAGGAGCCAGACCAGCTATACCGGGTTGATTACACTCGATCCGAAAGATACTTCGTATGTAGTGATCTCAACCGATGTGGATCCGAACAACGGAATGGATAACGGCGGTAAGCACGAGATTTATCGTGCCCGGGTGGGACAGGCGGATAACACGCAATCCATCCGATGGGAACCGGTCACGGAAAATTCACCGGTCCGGAATATCCGTCCGGTTATTCTGAACGACGGAATCCGTCGGGTGGTGCTGTGGAACCGGGGCGACTATCAGAGCTATACCGACTATGACCTCGATACGGTTGGGTATGAAGAAGTGATAGGAGAATGA